The following proteins come from a genomic window of Gemmatimonadota bacterium:
- a CDS encoding PIN domain-containing protein, whose product MLPTAAAMRQGQVVHLDDGTAIRAAEVASEYGMPMADSIIYATALNHSAEVWTQDADFEGLEQVRYVAK is encoded by the coding sequence TTGCTCCCCACCGCCGCGGCGATGCGGCAGGGGCAAGTCGTGCATCTGGATGACGGGACTGCGATCAGGGCCGCCGAGGTGGCGTCGGAGTACGGCATGCCCATGGCGGACAGCATAATTTACGCAACGGCGCTCAATCACTCGGCGGAGGTGTGGACCCAGGACGCCGACTTCGAGGGACTGGAGCAGGTCCGCTACGTCGCGAAGTAG